Below is a genomic region from Palaemon carinicauda isolate YSFRI2023 chromosome 31, ASM3689809v2, whole genome shotgun sequence.
AGGAACAGCCCTTTAGGTAATTTACAGCTCCCATCTAAGATATTAGGGACCTCATAGCACACTAGCAACCTATACATAATGGATTAGCTTATGTCAAAGTTAGGCTGCTCCCCCTAGCTTAGGCTCATGACTTTATTCTTTACTCTAGAAAGAATAATTCTATTAAGATTGTTTTGTCTGTCTTTCATGTATTTAATCTATGAAACGAGCCAGCTTTTACGATCCCCACCTTGAAACTGTTGCTCATGCTAAACTTTAAGGAAAAAATAACATACTGCCTGCACAATGTCACCATAGAAAATTGTGATAATTTCCTTGTTCAAAGTAAAATCTCAAGGAATATTTAGCATATTAATTGGGACATGTACCAAACAACTATATTTTTCCAGACAGATCAAGAAACAATCAATATGAGATGAGGGGAATGGAGGCAAAAGTTCAACTAGTCATATAAATGGGCATGTGAATGCTAACGTAATGGGTGTAAGGATAAAGAAAATACTACGATGGAAGCACGAGAGTTGCTGCAGATTGCTAAATACTGTATAAAGTTCAAGATTTTATATTTTGAGCTTTTCCATCTAATACCGTACCtttaataaagtactgtactgtagaaTGATTTatagaaggaaactaggtcttgGCAAGAAGGAAACAATTACTGATATGCAACAATAAAAGACAACAGTATCACAGTATACTTCACGGCAGAAAACTTATCAATACAGTATAGAAAAGAAAATCCTCAAAAGGGGTAAAATGTTACTCATGACTAATTAACATGCCATACTCTACCATTTTGGTATAACAAGGCTTTTCCTTCTAACATTGGACCAACTCCCTCATTTATAAAAACCTAACCAACAGTAAATAACCTAATAGATGTCATGGCCCAGCATGGCCACTTTGAAATGCTGGGTAGCTTACTGTAAAATATAAGTCACTCTGCCAATTTTTGAGGACAGCAAGTTGATCAGCCACATAGAAATTGTCTTTATAACTATGATATATAAACcgaaattaaaacaaagaaaagattcattgaagtatgataaatatagtGTTCAAACAAAGACTTGGTTGATAGGTGAGGAAACAACACCCAAGTTCAGGTTAAGCAACATAAACTTCCACTTTATTAGAGCTGGTAACATGGTAAAAATTTACAGCTTCGTAATCTCTCGAACAAATTCTATAATCTAAGATAAAACAGCTAATGCATGTCAACTGTCAGAAATGTTATACATCACTTTAGCTTCTAGGCAATATGGAATTTGCTATCAAAATGATCCGATGTCAAGTGCTTAGTTTTTTCATTTGGAATATAAGGGACAAGCAAGTAATTAAAAGAAActagtgataaaattttaaaactcTGTGATATTCCAAGTTGAATGATGTTGTCTACAGTTTTCATGGTTGATCATCATGCATGCTCTCATCGCCAAACTATGTGGAAGCTTTTCTGTTCTTTTGTGACATTATCGTTACCTCATATGTTGAATAATGAAAACTTGTTAAATTTCTATGCCATAGACCCCATATGTTTTGTTATTCCTCTCTACACCTTAGTACCCATATATTTTGTTGCTCCTTCCTATGTTCACCATCAAATACAGCATATGTTGAGTTTAACAATGGCTGCCTTACATTAGATGTTTTCATGGGATGTACAAAAAGTTCAAggcttttatataaaaagaaaaaaattaggacATCAGGTTAGTCCAGTCCATTTACATATAATCCCTTCCACTGATAAATGGCTCCCTTGccaaaataataatcaatcaaatcGTAAATCAGTATTGTAATCAGATTCTTAAAAAAAATGTGTCCTTAAGCAGTACTTCCCAAACTTACATTAGGAATATGTTACCATATATATTACTAAAGGGAAGACAGGGTAATTTCCCTTTGTCAGGTAGGGCATGGTGTGCTAGTTTAGGTTGGAGTGAATTTCTTGGtacagtatttgtttacaagagcacactcTCTATTTActtccaaattatgcagtcctgcagctctcctcttcttgtacagtaattaggaggttctttgaatgctgggaaagcaaaaaatagcaacatatgttgagcaaggggggaatgataaaaaaaactagCTTAGTTTCCTAACTAAATaacttggaactgacatcgtcaacatagtcaacctaacagaagttcgtgatgcaagcgtacataaacagaagtttgtgatgccagcgtacatttgatatgtattcaaaatatatgctaaattaaaaatggagtaattattcAAAAAGatcaataaaatatacaattcacaaatagtgacacttttgagtaattaactcAATttataatttagtaaatattttgattatactgtacagtatatatatcaaatgtacgctggcatcacaaacttctgttaggtgaaagttgacgatgtcggttccaggtcattTAATGAGGAAACCAAGTTAGTATTTTTAGAACCCCTTACCCCTTGCTCAACAAATCTTAACatattttgctttcccagcattcaaagaacctcctaattactgtacaagaagaggagatctgcaggactgcataatttgggagtaaatggagatggAGGTCTTATAAACAAATACTGTactgatttctttatttcctgGGACTTATGGTGCTTGAGGGCAAGTTTGGTGGCAGTCAGGTAAATACTCGGGGTGTTTGTTTAAGTTTGGTCATGCTATTATGTGCCTCTGTATTTTTCATGACTTGTGGAGCTCAAGGTCCCACagtactaagttaggttaggttaaagttAGGTCATTAAGGATTGAGAGCATttctattattatccttactacattaaaattattttgtaggAATTTGTAAGATATTTACCTATAATACACATCAAAGATAATAATTCTTCCAAATGGTTATGGTGCGATTTATGCACATTTGACATTCATTAGCAGTTTACCCAGCAGTAGCCTACAAACATTAATGAATTTACCATTCGGAAACCTCTATCAATCTATACATTGAAGGGACGTTTTATAAAAATAAGAGTATTTCGCACCTACAATGATATAACCGGTTAGCCTAATCCATAGGGTAAGTATATGTAGAGAAATTAAACAGTCATCTAAGCCATTTGCTTGGGGATGATCATCGTGTAACTAGACACTGGAAAACTCGTCATAGATACTTAGGTTACCACTAAACTAGACCTACAACATCATAGTAAAATCTCATTCATGTTAGATTAGCCTAGAAAATTGGTTTATTTCTAGTAATTAAAAAGTTGTCGTGACTATAAAATATTAggttaaatattaatataaattttatgaaCTTCAACCGCATTACTTACATTCTGTCATCCTTGAGTATGTAGCTTCGAATTAATCGTGAGTACATTCTTCTTTTGATGGTTCAGCGTACGTGATTAAGTATAAGATTAGCTGGCCGAGTCACAAGGAAAAAATGAACTTTAACTTGAACTTTTACTTTGAACACAAAGCACAGATTTGACAAGTACTGTAAAGATTGACAGTCGACACCACGTACTGACACTGTACGTCACTAAGGACAACgagcctaaataataataataataataataataataataataataataataataataataataataataataataataataataataataatgataataatagaaactttttatattattaccattattgtcgTTATTGCATAAAATGGTTATGCTTCACATGcctataaaattcaaagtttgtttACTTTCCATCCAAAGACTAtatccttcagtatatagtctttgtttCCATCATAGATGAATATCATTTCATTGCCTCATCAGTTCGTTTTACTAAACTCCTCGTCCTGAAATCAACAGGATTTATCTCATTGCATTATCAGGGCACTTTTTTTTTGGAAGCTTTATACAATGTTTAATTTTTCTAATGAAGAAATACACATGGATTAAGAGTATATGAAGTTcggtgagaaaaacaaacaaactattCTCAcacatttattatgaaattataagCCAGCCATTTACTTGGAAGGGATGATTGCATAGGAAATAAACGAAACTAAAGCCACAAACTTTCCAAATTAACAGAGGTAAAAAGAACGGGAAAGCTGCCATTAATCACTCTGAAGCTAAGATAAGTTGGTTGCAGACGTAACCACGATACACATTAACAGGGGCTCTAGCCGCTAGACAGCccggaaaataagaaaaattcattGTTAAAAATAACTTCACAATTTACtaattgttatataatatatatatatatatatatatatatatatatatatatatatatatatatatatatatatatatatatatatatatatatatatatatatatatatatatatatatatatatatacatatacatatacatatacatatacatatacatatacatatacatatacatatacatatacatatacatatacatatacatatacatatatatatatatatatatatatatatatatatatatatatatatatatatatatatatatatatatatatatatatatatatatatataatatatatatatatatatatatatatatatatatatatatatatatatatatgtgtgtgtgtgtgtgtgtgtgtgtgtatttgtgaataaAAACTATCTTTAATAAAAAgcaactaataaaatatatttaaaaatgatacatAAATTCCACATTAATAATGCAAATGCTCAGAAAACCATATTTTGCAAACTGCAATTAATCTTGCTTAGCTTTCACTTTCCCAAGAAGGAACCTTATGACTGCTAGAACTATTCTGCAAAAGAACCACGTCATGAGCGCACACAATGTCAAAACCATCAGCCAGGCATCGAGGTTGTAGAGTTTGTACCTAGATTAAGAGAATGTGAGAGGTTATAATGAATGTGACATAGGGCGCAGTCATGACAGTCTTTAAAAGTCCAATCAAGAATGATACTCGcgtgcgaaagaaaaaaaaaacattagcaggGTCAGATATTTCTATCACTTTAATCCTTCTATACCTCTTGTTCACTAGATAACTACTATATCTCTCAAATGATATCTCTCCCACCACCACATATACttggaaaataattatatatgacACAAACATCGCAACATATGACAGACAAGAGTAGACCTACAGTACGCAGTGAGTTGGCCAAAGTACCAGCCACCTGTTCAGATACTACccttagagagttatttggtcttttgactggccaggcagtactacattggatccctttccctGGTCATATTTTCCTttccctatacatacaccgaatactctggactattcttttcacattcttctctgtcctcatacgcctgacaacaccgagattaccaaataattcatcttcgctcaaggggttaactacttccccaccgtttgatatatatatatatatatatatatatatatatatatatatatatatatatatatatatatatatatatatatatatatatatatatacatatacatatacacacatatatatatacatacatacatacatataccaaaggcacttcccccaattttggggggtagccgacatcagcaagaaacaaaacaaaaaaaggggacctctactctctacgttcctccagcctaaccaaggactcagccgagttcagctggtactgctagggtgccacagcccaacctcccacatttccaccacagatgaagcttcatactgctgagtcccctactgctgctacctccgcggtcatctaaggcaccggaggaagcagcagggcctaccggaactgcgtcacaatcgctcgccattcattcctatttctagcacgctctcttgcctctctcacatctatcctcctatcacccagagctttcttcacaccatccatccacccaaaccttggccttcctcatgtacttctcccatcaactcttgcattcatcaccttctttagcagacagccattttccattctctcaacatggccaaaccacctcaacacattcatatccactctagccgctaactcatttcttacacccgttctcaccctcaccacttcgttcctaaccctatctactcgagatacaccagccatactccttaaacacttcatctcaaacacattcaatttctgtctttccatcactttcattccccacaactccgatccatacatcacagttggtacaatcactttctcatatagaactctctttacattcatgcccaaccctctattttttttactactcccttaactgcccccaacactttgcaaccttcattcactctctgacgtacatctgcttccactccaccatttgctgcaacaacagaccccaagtacttaaactgatccaccttctcaagtaactctccattcaacatgacattcaaccttgcaccaccttcccttctcgtacatctcataaccttactcttacccacattaactctcaacttccttctctcacacacccttccaaattctgtcactagtcggtcaagcttctcttctgtgtctgctaccagtacagtatcatccgcaaacaacaactgatttacctcccattcatggtctttctcgcctaccagttttaatcctcgtccaagcactcgagcattcacctctctcaccactccatcaacatacaagttaaacaaccacggcgacatcacacatccctgtctcagccccactctcaccggaaaccaatcgctcacttcatttcctattctaacacatgctttactacctttgtagaaacttttcactgcttgcaacaaccttccaccaactccatataacctcatcacattccacattgcttccctatcaactctatcatatgctttctccagatccataaacgcaacatacacctccttaccttttgctaaatatttctcgcatatctgcctaactgtaaaaatctgattcatacaacccctacctcttctaaaaccaccctgtacttccaagattgcattctctgttttatccttaatcctattaatcagtactctaccatacacttttccaactacactcaacaaactaatacctcttgaattacaacactcatgcacatctcccttacccttatatagtggtacaatacatgcacagacccacacacacacacacacacacacaatatatatatatatatatatatatatatatatatatatatatatatatatatatatatatatacacacacatatggtcttaggtagtgccagagcctctgtaccatagccttccactttcttgggataaagttctctttcttgagggtacactcaggcacacttctgtcttatttgtcttcctcttgattttgtaaagtattcatagtttatatgtgaacgaCTTATTTTAatatgttgttgttcttgaaatgtcttattttgattgctcattacttctcttgtaatttctttaattcctttccttactgggctattttgccctgttagagcttAGCTTGTGTatatatagcatcctgattttccaactagggttatagcttagctaataataatgataataataataataataataataataataataataataataataataataataataataataataagaagaagaagaagaagaagaagaagaaccaacttACCATGGCATTCGGCTAATGGGACTACGGAGATGTCCTGCCCCCTTGTGTCGGATGACGTATTCTGTCCAGAACAAAACCAGCGCCTTAGGAGTTCTTGGCTGGTCCTTCATCAAACGAGATCTCCTCTGTACTACTTCGTGCATCCTGCAACGGAAGGAGTTTCTTTTTAGCAACAGATGATAGATAGGCATGAAGGTTTTGAGCCTGGATcagtttattactattatcattattgtcattaccaGCCACAGCTGTGAcccttgctgaaaaaaaaaaaaaaattgctacaagcccaaggaatccaacagggaaaacagccaagtgcggaaaatggagaaataataattaatataaagaaaatgataaaactaGAACACATTAAAATGAATAACATTGTCAAATAGGTAAATATCAAATAGAATATGAAATGACAAAACTATCAACATCGAATCATTCGTACCAAGTTAGAACTTCTACAGTTTCACTAATTCAATTACTTGCATGGAAAGATCGTTATTGATTATTCGTTAAATTGACATACATGAAAATAATTTGGCCATTTCACTGGAAATATCATTTAAATTACGTCTTGTTATTCATGACGGATAAGATCTCTTCCAGAAGTCTTCCCCCAGCAAGATCCTCCCACAGGAGAGTCTTGCCCCACCCCTGGCGTTCCACTTCTCTCGCATTGTTCTCCTGATCAGCTATGATGGGTATGCTGAGCAAGGGTCTCCGGTGGTAGGCAGATTCCAGAGTGCTGAGCAGACCGCCATGTGTTAtgaagagacgaagttttgggtgACCTGAGGAAGTTCAGGGTTCTTAATACGATTAAATTTCTGAGAGAGGTTTTTATTATAATACGAATGATGCGAGATTCTTTATATTATCTTTAATTTCGTATTCCGggtgtttttgttttcattaatattcAAGAATTTGGACTGTTATCTTTCAAAGAGATGCATATTCTTTTAGTAATTCTTGATTCACAAATTGTTGAAAGTAACTGTCATTCATTTCACGAACAGTTTCTCGTTTCATTTTCTGCTTAGAATAAATAAGATTTATCCTAATGATTCTTGATATTTGGGGAAGTTACCTCGAGTTATAGAATGATGTAAGGTTATATTTCTGCTTATAGAACGTATTATTAAATTATTGGGCAAAGAATACTGTTATTGGCGTGTCGTAAAATAATTTTTTAGTTACTAGTTGTAGGGATTCTTACCAATGAAACGACTCCCTCAAGCGTTCTGATGTTCTATGTTACTAACCCAAAATATCCTGTTGTGGTAGCCATTTTTCCACTCGCACATTCGGTGGCATTCCAGGCATAGACTCGTCATCCCATTTCCAGAGGACTCGCTGTTTCAGGGATCCGAAAGTTTTGATCAGCTCTTGCCTGTGACTGAAAATACAAAAAAGAATGAATGATCTGGGCCTAGCAGTTTCTAATTCTCAAATCTGAATTTGCAACTACTGTAGATGCAAAGGGTATTTACAGTGTGATGTTATTTCGTTATTTCTACATTCGTTCTGAGGGGAATTCCAAACGAGAATGTTAATGCATATCGCAAAAAGGGTCCTTAGCTGATCATTTCATTAGCTAAGGGTGAACTAACACATCTTGAAACAATGGCTTATTTCACTTACCTCTCTGGGAGATCAGCTGATTTGACAGCAGTTCCGAGACTGAAGAAAATGAAGCCGTCCTCCCCAGATCCTTCAGCCCATTCATTGAGATCCTGTTAGTTCAGGAAAGGTCTTTGGGTTATTTGACGCAGTTTAATCCCTTTGAAACATAACAAACATATCATGCTGATACAGGATTTCACAAGATCTAGTCATACTAataacgaaataaaatggaataagaAGAAATGTGTTAAAATAGCAAATTATTACTTTTTATCCTTTGCAGATCTGTGGATAATAGAATGGTGAacagagattttgtatataaaggcaatACAAAGGGCGTATACTGTATAAacgtataatttcatatttttaaaaacCAGTGATTAACTTAATTCCTTTATAGGCATAATAAAGACATACAGAACTGTTTATAACATCATTACGAGACTGAAATAGCAGACCTTGGGAAGTGGTTCCGCAGGCCGGCAGTGGATTCCCCCCAAATGGATGACAGCTGGCACGTAAGGGCGTGCTGGTGTCTCCAGCTCTCGTACACTGTAATAATGGAACGGTAcgtatatttaaaataaattataagtATACGTACTTACGTACAGTGTATCACGGATTATAGTGAAAGGCAAAGAAAACTATTGGAGGTTTGAAAGCGGTATTGTGTATTGAAAGTCTAAACATTGTACAAACTTATACAGTAGTTACTAATAAGATCATCCTTTGCACATATATCTGCAACTGGATAATCATATCATTTGATTTAAACCAACACACCATTCCAACATATCTACTAAGGGAACTAAAAAATTGTCTCGTAACCTACGGtgaaatgaaaaacaaatgaaGAGTACATATAATAAAACCATCTTGATTTAATACCTGTTTATGTAGACGAGAGACACATTCTTCTGTATTTCAGAGAAGGGAGGCATACTTTCTGGACATAACCCACTGTTGTGACATTCCTGatccattctataaaaaaaattacttttgaattaGATTTATGGAATAGGGATAGTATCCCTGCTTTGGGGCCTTTCAGGTCCTTCAGCATCCTAGGGCAACTAGGGAGACACCCAGCAGTTGCACTATGGAGTTAATCAAAAGTTTGGAAAgctgaaaggaagaaaagaaactgGAACAGGGGTCAAGTAGAAGGGTACAAAACAAGTGCATCTAAGTGTCGAAGAaacgctgcaaaaaaaaaaaaaaaaaaaaaaaactaagattatGCTTACAGTACACAGCGTAATTTTAGAATGTGGCTCGTTAATACCCTCCTGGAACGACCTCATTGCTCCCACGGGGTTAATAACCACAGTTCGAGAAccactggagaagtattgatttaaaagctcaaggtagagaggactggcgaaatctaactgaggccctttgcgtcaataggcgtaggaggagatgatgatgactgcgTAATGTGCTGACGGCACTGTTctccagtggttctcaaactggggtcATGAACCCCGTGGGGGTAATGAGGGAGTTTCAGGAGGTTGGTAACGAGGCACATTCTAAAAGTAATAGCTATATGGAGTAAAATTCAGTAAATTTAtagataataatatatgtataaataaacaataacaaataatgtatacatatactatcttTATCATAATTATGCAAGTTATAGCCTACCCCAACATTTATTTTGTTAATCCCTGAAAGAATGCCATGGAGAGTATTTGTGAGATAAGCGATCAAGAGATTAGTTTGTTGAATTTGATTGCTGCGCATTCTACCATGTCTAGTGAGTGTTCTGCTATTGATGACGTAATTTGGCTTCCTggtatttttttaattgaagtagTAAAGCGTAAAAGGTATTTGCTGATTTGTGCTGAAGGTGAATCGAGGAGAGGTAGCCAGAACTCAGAAACATTAGTGCGAGGTATACGGTAGACGTTGACAAGGTAGAGAGGAAGGGGAGGAGAGCTTTGATAACTAAACCATTTACTAATGATGGAGAGGTGATAAGACAGAAAAGCTCCTTCTTTACATGAAGAGATGACAAAACTCTGGAAGTGAATTATCAGTGAAGAGTTGACTGTGGGTCATACTGGAGATGAAATATTCAGTTCATTTATAGAGAGATCTCAATGTTGCCATCCATTTAGCCACCGCTTACCGTTGCAAGGTGGGTTTCTTAGCTTTAGTTTGCATTGAAACCAAAGTCAGGAACAAGCTGAAAGACTTTGATGCTGTTAGGCGATATGTAGGCCTACTGTCTTCTACACCCTCGTATTGATATTTATGGGGAAACAATAAAATGCTTCCAAATGATATTGCAATAGTAATATCTTTACTTCTTGTTAATTACCAAAAAAATAATGCTTGACTTTAAATTTGTAATAAAAGGAACAAGGCTTTAATTCCAGTTCTTGTCCGTGGAACCATGTATAAAATGTAAATTCTTTATTTCTTAAGCTTGAGAAAAGTAAAAGTAATTTcctatacataaatgaataaatgatttgaatatataaaattaattaaatattaaggatcccaatatcttccctatataacttCTCATAACTAGAGAATTGGGATAGGGATAATGATGATCTATCATACCTAAAAGTTTGAGAATCTCTATCCTAAGGGGAAAAAGATCTGTGTCATTACATGTGTCTTCATCACTGTTTTCTCAGAATAGAACTAGTGTTGGAGGATTTGTTTACGTTAATACGTAGGCTAACAATGTGACTTTTACATCATATTGTGGACATTCCTAAAGTTTATTTGCAAGCCCTTTCGGCTTCAGGTAAATTGTTCCGAGTCTTTTTTTCTCAATCgtcatttttaaagtttatttgcaaGCCCTTTCGGCTTCAGGTAAATTGTTCCGAGTCTTTTTTTCTCAATCgtcatttttaaagtttatttgcaaGCCCTTTCGGCTTCAGGTAAATTGT
It encodes:
- the LOC137624523 gene encoding UDP-glucosyltransferase 2-like; translated protein: MWKVGYLLLFAVAVSTSAADGYRILFMGVLGTKSHTNFYMGIVKELADNGHHVTFVTAYSYKESRTSENIREVLVPGVPSFHENMNRFKMSTLSLIYKLRDFTPLCLRSLRHSEVQGLLEEKFDVILLSPFNDCFLSIVYRLQVPFIYAYPIGMTPYLAGIVGNPTFPSFAPVMSQHAYPLGFWQRAANIPLEFGAFFFLQHIFIQEMDQECHNSGLCPESMPPFSEIQKNVSLVYINSVRELETPARPYVPAVIHLGGIHCRPAEPLPKDLNEWAEGSGEDGFIFFSLGTAVKSADLPESHRQELIKTFGSLKQRVLWKWDDESMPGMPPNVRVEKWLPQQDILGHPKLRLFITHGGLLSTLESAYHRRPLLSIPIIADQENNAREVERQGWGKTLLWEDLAGGRLLEEILSVMNNKTMHEVVQRRSRLMKDQPRTPKALVLFWTEYVIRHKGAGHLRSPISRMPWYKLYNLDAWLMVLTLCALMTWFFCRIVLAVIRFLLGKVKAKQD